A stretch of Vibrio maritimus DNA encodes these proteins:
- the ihfB gene encoding integration host factor subunit beta, translating to MTKSELIERLCAEQTHLSAKEIEDAVKDILEHMASTLEGGDRIEIRGFGSFSLHYREPRVGRNPKTGDKVELDGKYVPHFKPGKELRERVNESL from the coding sequence ATGACTAAGTCTGAACTGATAGAAAGACTCTGCGCGGAGCAAACTCACTTATCCGCAAAGGAAATTGAAGATGCGGTAAAAGATATTCTAGAACATATGGCGTCAACACTGGAAGGTGGCGACCGTATTGAGATCCGTGGTTTTGGTAGTTTCTCACTTCACTACCGTGAGCCTCGTGTTGGTCGTAATCCAAAAACGGGCGATAAGGTTGAGTTGGATGGAAAGTACGTTCCTCACTTCAAGCCTGGTAAAGAATTGCGCGAGAGAGTGAACGAAAGTCTGTAG
- the rpsA gene encoding 30S ribosomal protein S1, producing the protein MTESFAQLFEEFLNETEFQQGSIVKGTVVAIENGFVLVDAGLKSESAIPAEQFKNAAGELEVEIGAEVDVALDAVEDGFGETQLSREKAKRHEAWIVLEKAYEEAETVVGIINGKVKGGFTVELNGIRAFLPGSLVDVRPIRDTAHLENKELEFKVIKLDQKRNNVVVSRRAVIESENSVERDELLETLQEGTEVKGIVKNLTDYGAFVDLGGVDGLLHITDMAWKRVKHPSEIVNVGDEILVKVLKFDRERTRVSLGLKQLGEDPWVAIAKRYPEGHKLTGRVTNLTDYGCFVEIEEGVEGLVHVSEMDWTNKNIHPSKVVNVGDEVEVMVLDIDEERRRISLGLKQCKANPWQSFAEMQAKGDKVTGKIKSITDFGIFIGLEGGIDGLVHLSDISWNVAGEEAVREYKKGDEISAVVLAVDAERERISLGVKQMENDPFNAYVADTKKGALVNGTVTAVDAKGATIELEEGVEGYIRASEVSRDRVEDASLILSVGDSVEAKFTGVDRKNRVINLSVKAKDEAEEQEAMASLNKQEEGAFGNAMADAFKAAKGE; encoded by the coding sequence ATGACTGAATCTTTTGCTCAACTCTTTGAAGAGTTTCTAAACGAAACAGAATTCCAACAAGGCAGCATCGTTAAAGGTACTGTAGTAGCTATCGAGAACGGTTTCGTTCTTGTTGACGCTGGTCTTAAGTCTGAATCTGCTATCCCTGCTGAACAGTTCAAGAACGCTGCTGGCGAACTTGAAGTTGAAATCGGCGCTGAAGTAGACGTTGCTCTAGACGCTGTTGAAGACGGTTTCGGTGAGACTCAACTTTCTCGTGAGAAAGCGAAGCGTCACGAAGCTTGGATCGTTCTTGAGAAAGCTTACGAAGAAGCTGAAACTGTTGTTGGTATCATCAACGGTAAAGTTAAAGGCGGTTTCACTGTTGAACTAAACGGTATCCGTGCTTTCCTTCCTGGTTCTCTTGTTGACGTACGTCCTATCCGTGACACTGCTCACCTAGAAAACAAAGAGCTAGAGTTCAAAGTTATCAAGCTAGACCAGAAGCGTAACAACGTAGTTGTTTCTCGTCGTGCTGTTATCGAATCTGAAAACAGTGTTGAGCGTGACGAACTTCTTGAGACTCTACAAGAAGGTACTGAAGTTAAAGGTATCGTTAAGAACCTTACTGACTACGGTGCATTCGTTGACCTTGGCGGTGTTGATGGTCTTCTACACATCACTGACATGGCGTGGAAGCGCGTTAAGCACCCATCTGAGATCGTTAACGTTGGTGACGAGATCCTAGTTAAAGTTCTTAAGTTCGACCGTGAGCGTACTCGCGTATCACTAGGTCTTAAGCAGCTAGGTGAAGATCCATGGGTAGCAATCGCTAAGCGTTACCCAGAAGGTCACAAGCTAACTGGTCGCGTAACTAACCTAACTGACTACGGCTGCTTCGTTGAAATCGAAGAAGGCGTTGAAGGTCTAGTACACGTTTCTGAAATGGATTGGACTAACAAGAACATCCACCCATCTAAAGTTGTTAATGTTGGCGACGAAGTTGAGGTTATGGTTCTTGATATCGACGAAGAACGTCGTCGTATCTCTCTAGGTCTGAAACAGTGTAAAGCTAACCCATGGCAGTCATTCGCAGAAATGCAAGCTAAGGGCGACAAAGTTACTGGTAAGATCAAGTCTATCACTGACTTTGGTATCTTCATCGGTCTAGAAGGCGGCATCGACGGTCTAGTTCACCTATCTGACATTTCTTGGAATGTTGCTGGTGAAGAAGCAGTTCGTGAGTACAAGAAAGGTGACGAGATCTCTGCAGTTGTTCTAGCTGTAGACGCTGAGCGTGAGCGTATCTCTCTAGGCGTTAAGCAAATGGAAAATGACCCATTCAATGCTTACGTTGCAGACACTAAGAAAGGTGCTCTAGTAAACGGTACTGTTACTGCAGTTGACGCTAAAGGTGCTACTATCGAACTAGAAGAAGGTGTAGAAGGCTACATCCGTGCTTCTGAAGTATCACGTGACCGCGTTGAAGATGCGTCTCTAATCCTAAGCGTTGGCGACAGCGTTGAAGCGAAGTTCACAGGTGTTGACCGTAAGAACCGCGTAATCAACCTATCTGTTAAAGCTAAGGACGAAGCTGAAGAGCAAGAAGCAATGGCTTCACTGAACAAGCAAGAAGAAGGCGCGTTCGGTAATGCTATGGCTGACGCATTCAAAGCTGCTAAAGGCGAATAA
- a CDS encoding LapA family protein, translated as MKIIKIILLIALFLVTLALGSQNQEVVNFNYLLAQGDFHLSTLLGSVFVVGFVIAWLIFGSLHLKSQLTVRKLKKQLAKQTPTESKEVTTTNS; from the coding sequence ATGAAAATCATAAAAATAATCCTACTCATCGCTTTATTCCTGGTGACGTTGGCACTAGGCTCTCAAAACCAAGAAGTAGTAAACTTTAATTACCTTCTTGCGCAAGGCGATTTCCATCTATCAACGTTGCTTGGCAGTGTTTTTGTTGTCGGCTTCGTCATTGCTTGGTTAATATTCGGCAGTTTGCACCTAAAATCTCAATTGACGGTACGTAAGCTGAAAAAACAGTTGGCTAAGCAAACACCAACTGAATCAAAAGAAGTCACAACGACTAACAGCTAA